The Gemmatimonadota bacterium nucleotide sequence GTGATGAAATTGAGCGGCGCACCGGATACGAAAGTCGCGCAACCGTGCTGGGACATATTCAACGCGGAGGTAGCCCCTCTGCTTATGATCGGGTGTTGGGGACGCGATTTGGAATTGCGGCAATTGATCTAATACACGAAGGCAATTTTGGCAAGATGGTGGCGCTGCGCGGGCAAAATATTGTTGCGATTGATTTAAAAGAAGCCGTGTCGAAGTTGCGTACTGTAGATATGAGGCTTTACGATATTGCCAAAGTATTTTTCGGATAATGAGTTTGGAGGAAATTATGGTAGGACTGAGAGTAGGGATCAATGGTTTTGGGCGGATTGGGCGGCTGGTATTTCGCGCAGCTATGGCGCGTGGTCTCAATGTGGTGGCTGTAAACGATTTGACCGATGCAGCAAGTCTGGCGCATTTGCTCAAATACGATTCGACGCATGGACGGTATCCGGGGTGTGTTAAACATCGGGAAAACGGCGTGCAAGTTGAGAAGTCCTCGGTGGATGCGCTTGTGGTTGATGGCAAAATGGTAGCTGTTTTGTCCGAACGCGATCCCGCACAATTGCCCTGGAGGTCATTGGGGGTAGATGTGGTGGTTGAATCGACGGGCTTTTTTACCGATAAAGAGTCCGCGAGCGCCCATTTGGGAGAAAAAGGCGCGAGAAAGGTGATTATTTCTGCGCCCGCCAAAGGGGATTTGCCCACCGTGGTGATGGGGATTAATGACGGTGTTTTACAAAAAGACGATGCGGTCATTTCCAATGCCTCGTGTACGACCAATTGTCTGGCGCCTATGGTGAGTGTGTTGCACGCTTCTTTTGGCGTTGTCCACGGGCTTATGACTACTATCCATTCTTATACGGGCGATCAGAGTCTTATCGATGCGCCCCATTCCGATATGCGCCGTGCGCGGTCTGCTGCCCTGTCGATGATTCCGACAACGACGGGCGCGGCGAGTGCGGTGGGTCTGGTTATTCCCGAACTCAATGGGAAACTCGATGGCATGGCCGTGCGCGTGCCCACGCCAGATGGTTCATTTACCGATTTTGTCGCGGTGCTTAAAAAAGAGGTGACAGCAGAAGAGGTGAATAATGCCTTTGAGTGTGCAGCGCAGGGACGTTTGAAAGGTATTCTGGAATATACCGATGATCCCATTGTTTCTGCCGACATCCTGGGGAATGCCCATTCCTGTATTTTCGATTCGATGATTACCACAGTGATGGATGGCAATATGGTGAAGGTGTGTGGATGGTACGACAATGAGTGGGGGTATTCCAACCGGTGTGTGGATTTGATCGCGAAGTTGGCAAAGATGGAAAAATAGTCGCTGATTTTGACTTTTGAGAGGCGATGGCGTGGCGAAGTTGTCGATTACAGACCTGGATTTGAGGGATAAGCGCGTTCTGGTGCGCGTTGATTTCAATGTGCCCATTGAAGATGGACAGGTCGGAGATGACACGCGTTTGCGGGCTTCTTTACCCACGATCCGACACATTTTGGATGCGGGGGGACAGCCCGTGTTGATGTCTCATCTGGGTCGCCCCGAGGGCGAGATCGTGCCCGAGTTATCGCTTAAACCCGTGGCTGAAGTCCTTCAAGTGCTATTGGGACGCGAGGTGCTTTTATCGTCAGACTGCGTGGGTGAAGCGACGACTTCACTGGTGAAACGCGCGCCCGAAGGTTCGGTTGTGTTGCTCGAAAATTTGCGTTTTCACGCTGACGAAGAAAAAAATGCGCCGGGTTTTGCCACACAATTATCGGAATTGGGCGATGTGTATGTCAACGATGCCTTTGGCAGTGCCCATCGTGCGCATGCCTCTACTGAGGGCGTTACCCATTATTTTGTTGAATGCGCTACGGGTTTGTTGTTGCAGAAAGAATTGGAGTATCTGGGCACGGCGTTGGCCGATCCGGCGCGTCCTTATGTCGCGATTATGGGCGGGGCAAAAATTTCCGGTAAAATTGATGTGATTGAAAATTTGTTTTCAAAAGTGGATGTCTTGCTCATTGGCGGTGGCATGGCATTTACGTTTTTTAAGGCGATGGATCTGGAAATTGGGAAGTCGTTGTTAGAGG carries:
- a CDS encoding 6-phosphofructokinase encodes the protein DEIERRTGYESRATVLGHIQRGGSPSAYDRVLGTRFGIAAIDLIHEGNFGKMVALRGQNIVAIDLKEAVSKLRTVDMRLYDIAKVFFG
- the gap gene encoding type I glyceraldehyde-3-phosphate dehydrogenase gives rise to the protein MVGLRVGINGFGRIGRLVFRAAMARGLNVVAVNDLTDAASLAHLLKYDSTHGRYPGCVKHRENGVQVEKSSVDALVVDGKMVAVLSERDPAQLPWRSLGVDVVVESTGFFTDKESASAHLGEKGARKVIISAPAKGDLPTVVMGINDGVLQKDDAVISNASCTTNCLAPMVSVLHASFGVVHGLMTTIHSYTGDQSLIDAPHSDMRRARSAALSMIPTTTGAASAVGLVIPELNGKLDGMAVRVPTPDGSFTDFVAVLKKEVTAEEVNNAFECAAQGRLKGILEYTDDPIVSADILGNAHSCIFDSMITTVMDGNMVKVCGWYDNEWGYSNRCVDLIAKLAKMEK
- a CDS encoding phosphoglycerate kinase — encoded protein: MAKLSITDLDLRDKRVLVRVDFNVPIEDGQVGDDTRLRASLPTIRHILDAGGQPVLMSHLGRPEGEIVPELSLKPVAEVLQVLLGREVLLSSDCVGEATTSLVKRAPEGSVVLLENLRFHADEEKNAPGFATQLSELGDVYVNDAFGSAHRAHASTEGVTHYFVECATGLLLQKELEYLGTALADPARPYVAIMGGAKISGKIDVIENLFSKVDVLLIGGGMAFTFFKAMDLEIGKSLLEEDRVGVAAHLLKRAEAEGVDLILPTDTVVAAEMVEGVSAQIVPRDQIPADLEGFDIGTETRKRFSDVVLSAKTVVWNGPLGVCEIFSFSKGSRAVASALVTATERGATTIVGGGETAAAMADFGVAEKLSHVSTGGGASLEFLEGQTLPGVAALSDRVEEE